In Arthrobacter sp. PAMC25284, a single genomic region encodes these proteins:
- a CDS encoding TIM barrel protein: protein MRLAVCAEMVFTDLPFTERVARIHDAGFDVEIWDARTKDIRALKATGAVFSSMTGYTSGSVVDTDTADDVVSTAESLIPTALELGVSRMVVHSAELIDGHAARPVYRATGSMWSTGARTLERLGRLGEKHGVTFCLENLNTILDHPGIPLARAKDTLALVEAAGQPNVKMMLDLYHAQMGEGNLIGLVRTALPHIGAIQVADVPGRCEPGTGEINYAAIATALREAGYDGTVGMEAWAAGDSVAALNAFRAAFAA from the coding sequence ATGCGCCTGGCCGTCTGCGCGGAGATGGTCTTTACCGACCTTCCGTTCACAGAACGGGTGGCGCGCATCCACGACGCCGGGTTCGACGTCGAGATCTGGGATGCGCGGACCAAGGACATCCGTGCGCTCAAGGCCACCGGGGCAGTGTTTTCCTCCATGACGGGCTACACCTCCGGCAGCGTCGTGGACACTGACACCGCCGATGACGTGGTGAGCACGGCCGAGTCGCTGATCCCGACAGCCCTGGAACTCGGCGTCAGCCGGATGGTGGTGCACTCTGCCGAGCTCATCGACGGGCACGCCGCCCGCCCGGTCTACCGTGCCACCGGCTCCATGTGGAGCACCGGGGCCCGGACCCTGGAACGGCTCGGCAGGCTCGGTGAAAAACACGGAGTGACGTTCTGCCTCGAGAACCTCAACACGATCCTGGACCACCCCGGCATCCCGCTCGCCCGGGCCAAGGACACACTGGCGCTGGTGGAGGCCGCGGGCCAGCCGAACGTGAAGATGATGCTGGATCTCTACCACGCCCAGATGGGCGAGGGGAACCTCATCGGACTCGTTCGGACCGCCCTGCCGCACATCGGCGCAATCCAGGTCGCGGACGTCCCCGGACGCTGCGAACCCGGCACCGGCGAGATCAACTACGCGGCCATCGCCACGGCACTCCGCGAGGCCGGCTACGACGGCACCGTTGGCATGGAAGCCTGGGCCGCCGGCGACAGCGTGGCGGCCCTGAACGCCTTCCGGGCCGCGTTCGCCGCCTAG
- a CDS encoding Gfo/Idh/MocA family oxidoreductase: protein MVYLPQNTNAVASPVRIGLIGAGWMGAFHAESIARRVPGAVLVAIADPNLEVATALASSLGAVKVTAEASDVLADPEIDAVIIASPARFHAPLIAQTASAGKHVFCEKPAGLGLDELDAAVAAVEAAGVHFQVGFNRRYAADFLAAKKDIVAGVAGTPQLLRSLTRDPGTGSIPNAGRVPAWTIFMETLIHDFDTLNWFNEGAEPVEVYAVADALVEPELRDQGFLDTSVVTIRYSNGAIAVAEANFSALYGYDIRGEVFGSKGMIQAGRATETAARRYTADGLSADTPRLNVELFREAYTDELVDFADAVRARRDGTPPSEAAFTLTPGAADARRALAMALACIESVKHGAPVAVPAATAKAGH from the coding sequence GTGGTTTATCTCCCGCAGAACACCAACGCAGTTGCCTCACCGGTACGGATCGGGCTCATTGGCGCCGGCTGGATGGGCGCCTTCCACGCCGAGAGCATCGCCCGCCGCGTCCCTGGCGCAGTCCTGGTGGCCATCGCCGACCCGAACCTCGAGGTCGCGACGGCGCTGGCCTCTTCCCTCGGCGCCGTGAAGGTCACCGCCGAGGCCAGCGACGTCCTGGCCGATCCGGAGATTGACGCCGTTATTATCGCCAGCCCGGCGCGGTTCCACGCCCCGCTCATTGCCCAGACAGCATCCGCTGGAAAGCACGTGTTCTGCGAGAAGCCGGCAGGCCTCGGCCTCGACGAGCTCGACGCCGCCGTGGCCGCAGTGGAGGCTGCCGGGGTGCACTTCCAAGTCGGCTTCAACCGCCGGTACGCGGCGGACTTCCTGGCCGCCAAAAAAGATATCGTTGCGGGCGTTGCAGGGACCCCGCAACTCCTACGGTCGCTGACGCGTGATCCCGGCACCGGCAGCATCCCCAACGCTGGCAGGGTTCCGGCCTGGACAATCTTCATGGAAACCCTGATCCACGACTTTGACACCCTGAATTGGTTCAACGAAGGGGCCGAACCGGTAGAGGTCTACGCGGTCGCCGACGCACTCGTGGAGCCGGAGTTGCGGGACCAGGGCTTCCTCGACACTTCCGTTGTGACCATCCGGTACAGCAACGGCGCCATTGCCGTCGCCGAAGCGAACTTCAGTGCCCTCTACGGCTACGACATCCGCGGTGAGGTCTTCGGCTCCAAAGGCATGATCCAAGCCGGGCGGGCCACGGAAACCGCAGCACGCCGCTACACAGCCGACGGGCTGTCCGCTGACACGCCGCGGCTCAACGTCGAACTCTTCAGGGAGGCCTACACCGACGAACTCGTTGACTTCGCGGATGCCGTGCGCGCGCGGCGTGACGGCACACCGCCGTCGGAAGCCGCTTTCACCCTTACTCCGGGTGCGGCAGATGCCCGGCGCGCACTGGCCATGGCACTGGCCTGCATCGAATCGGTCAAACACGGTGCCCCGGTGGCGGTTCCGGCCGCAACCGCGAAGGCCGGCCACTGA
- a CDS encoding ATP-binding cassette domain-containing protein — MNAKEINQDTLLAGETDPLTHTPVHLLSLEGVGKHYGNIVALTDVTMAVDNGRVTCVLGDNGAGKSTLIKIIAGLHQHTEGTLTIMGQNRTFTSPREALDAGIATVYQDLAVVPLMPVWRNFFLGSELTSGFGPFKSMDVQKMKDITKHELAEMGIDLRDVEQPIGQLSGGERQCVAIARAVYFGAKVLILDEPTAALGVKQSGVVLRYILQARDRGLGVIFITHNPHHAFPVGDRFLLLKRGKSIGYYDKKDITIDELTAQMAGGAELTELAHELEQMGGHEDTLHDVQGEVADVSKAGGKHA; from the coding sequence ATGAATGCCAAAGAAATCAACCAGGACACGCTCCTGGCCGGCGAAACCGACCCGCTCACCCACACCCCCGTGCACCTGCTCTCCCTTGAGGGCGTCGGGAAGCACTACGGAAACATCGTGGCCCTGACGGACGTGACCATGGCCGTGGACAACGGCCGCGTCACCTGCGTCCTGGGAGACAACGGCGCCGGCAAATCCACCCTGATCAAAATCATCGCCGGCCTCCACCAGCACACCGAAGGCACCCTGACCATCATGGGCCAGAACCGGACGTTCACCTCCCCCCGGGAGGCCCTGGACGCCGGGATCGCGACCGTCTACCAGGACCTCGCCGTGGTCCCGCTCATGCCGGTCTGGCGGAACTTCTTCCTCGGCTCGGAACTGACGTCCGGGTTCGGGCCGTTCAAAAGCATGGACGTCCAGAAAATGAAGGACATCACCAAACACGAACTCGCCGAAATGGGCATCGACCTGCGCGATGTTGAACAACCCATCGGCCAGCTCTCCGGCGGCGAACGCCAATGCGTCGCGATCGCCCGCGCCGTGTACTTCGGCGCGAAAGTCCTCATCCTCGACGAACCCACCGCGGCCCTGGGCGTGAAACAGTCCGGCGTCGTCCTCCGCTACATCCTCCAGGCCCGCGACCGGGGCCTGGGCGTCATCTTCATCACCCACAACCCCCACCACGCCTTCCCCGTCGGCGACCGCTTCCTGCTCCTCAAACGCGGCAAATCCATCGGCTACTACGACAAGAAAGACATCACCATCGACGAACTCACCGCCCAAATGGCCGGCGGCGCCGAACTCACCGAACTCGCCCACGAACTCGAACAAATGGGCGGCCACGAAGACACCCTCCACGACGTCCAAGGCGAAGTCGCCGACGTCTCCAAAGCTGGCGGCAAACACGCCTAG
- a CDS encoding ABC transporter permease, translating to MTQTISKSPPPKIPSAVADERVGKRNPLQKLLGRPEVGALVGAIVLFVFFASVSQTFIQPNAFATVLYGSSTIGIMAVGVSLLMIGGEFDLSTGVAVISSALTASLFSWYFTTNVWVGVALALAASLAIGLINGLILIKTKLPSFIVTLASFLMLTGLNLGLTRLIGGSVSSPSISTMDGFASAKAVFASSVPIGDVDVKITVFIWIALVAVASWILLRTRVGNWIFAVGGDANAARAVGVPVDKTKIGLFMGVGFCGWILGMHNLFAFDSVQSGEGIGNEFLYIIAAVIGGCLLTGGYGSAIGGAIGAFIFGMANKGIVYAQWNPDWFKFFLGLMLLLATIVNLIVKRRAELK from the coding sequence ATGACCCAGACTATTTCCAAGTCCCCGCCGCCGAAGATTCCTTCCGCGGTCGCTGATGAGCGTGTCGGCAAACGCAACCCGTTACAGAAGCTCCTTGGCCGCCCGGAAGTCGGCGCCCTCGTCGGGGCGATCGTGCTGTTCGTGTTCTTCGCCTCGGTGTCCCAGACGTTTATCCAGCCCAACGCGTTCGCGACCGTGCTCTACGGCAGCTCCACGATCGGGATCATGGCCGTGGGGGTCTCGCTGTTGATGATCGGCGGGGAATTCGATCTCTCCACCGGCGTCGCGGTGATCAGCTCGGCCCTGACAGCGTCGCTGTTCAGCTGGTACTTCACCACCAACGTCTGGGTCGGGGTGGCCCTGGCTCTGGCCGCGTCCCTGGCGATCGGGCTGATCAACGGCCTGATCCTGATCAAAACCAAGCTCCCGTCCTTCATCGTGACGCTGGCCTCGTTCTTGATGCTGACCGGCCTGAACCTGGGCCTGACCCGGCTGATCGGCGGCTCGGTCTCCTCCCCGTCGATCTCGACCATGGACGGCTTCGCCTCCGCCAAGGCGGTCTTCGCCTCCTCCGTCCCGATCGGGGACGTGGACGTAAAAATCACCGTGTTCATCTGGATAGCCCTGGTCGCGGTCGCGTCCTGGATCCTGCTCCGGACCCGGGTCGGGAACTGGATCTTCGCCGTCGGCGGGGACGCGAACGCCGCCCGCGCCGTCGGCGTCCCGGTCGATAAAACCAAAATCGGGCTCTTCATGGGCGTCGGGTTCTGCGGCTGGATCCTGGGCATGCACAACCTCTTCGCGTTCGACTCCGTCCAGTCCGGGGAAGGAATCGGCAACGAATTCCTCTACATCATCGCCGCGGTCATCGGCGGCTGCCTCCTGACCGGCGGCTACGGCTCCGCGATCGGCGGCGCGATCGGGGCGTTCATCTTCGGGATGGCCAACAAAGGCATCGTCTACGCCCAATGGAACCCGGACTGGTTCAAGTTCTTCCTGGGCCTGATGCTGCTGCTGGCCACCATCGTGAACCTCATCGTCAAACGCCGCGCGGAACTGAAATAA
- a CDS encoding substrate-binding domain-containing protein — MTKFSWRKAALVASVVPMLALSACSSTGGKAPDAAGGAGGGQVVSTPKLKIALITHAAPGDTFWDIVRKGAEEASAKDNVELLYTSDPEGGRQAQLIEQAINQKVDGIAVTLAKPDALKGALQKATDAGIPVVSLNAGENVSAQLGAFTHFGSNEKLAGAAVGDKLQSEGLSHPICVIQEQGHVGLEARCAGVKEKLPATEILYVAGTDMTQVSSTVTAKLQATAAADSIIGLGAPFTLTILKAVTSAGSQAKVASFDMNAELAQKIADGEIIFTVDQQPWLQGYGAIDAIWQNVRGGFEIGGGQPVLTGPSIVDKSAAAEALKFAKEGIR; from the coding sequence ATGACGAAGTTTTCGTGGCGTAAGGCGGCCCTCGTTGCCTCTGTCGTCCCCATGCTGGCCCTGAGTGCATGTTCGAGCACCGGCGGCAAGGCTCCCGATGCGGCCGGTGGCGCCGGTGGGGGCCAGGTTGTCAGCACACCGAAGCTTAAGATTGCCCTGATCACCCACGCCGCCCCGGGGGACACCTTCTGGGACATCGTCCGCAAGGGAGCCGAGGAGGCCTCGGCAAAGGACAACGTGGAGCTGCTTTACACCTCGGATCCGGAAGGCGGGCGCCAGGCCCAGTTGATTGAGCAGGCCATCAACCAGAAGGTGGACGGCATCGCCGTGACCCTGGCCAAACCCGATGCACTCAAGGGCGCCCTGCAGAAGGCCACCGACGCCGGCATTCCGGTGGTCAGCCTCAACGCCGGTGAGAACGTCTCGGCCCAGCTCGGGGCCTTCACCCACTTCGGTTCAAACGAGAAGCTGGCCGGTGCAGCAGTCGGCGACAAGCTCCAGAGTGAAGGCCTTTCCCACCCCATCTGCGTGATCCAGGAACAGGGCCATGTTGGCCTCGAGGCCCGCTGCGCAGGTGTCAAGGAAAAACTGCCCGCCACCGAAATCCTCTACGTTGCCGGTACCGACATGACCCAGGTGTCCTCGACCGTGACCGCGAAGCTGCAGGCCACCGCGGCCGCCGACTCGATTATCGGCCTGGGCGCTCCCTTCACCCTCACGATCCTGAAAGCCGTCACCTCGGCCGGCAGCCAGGCCAAGGTGGCCTCCTTCGATATGAACGCCGAACTCGCGCAGAAGATCGCCGACGGCGAGATCATCTTCACCGTGGATCAGCAGCCGTGGCTGCAGGGATACGGCGCGATTGATGCGATCTGGCAGAACGTGCGCGGCGGCTTCGAGATCGGTGGTGGACAGCCGGTGTTGACCGGCCCGTCCATCGTCGACAAGTCTGCAGCGGCTGAGGCACTCAAATTCGCCAAGGAAGGCATCCGCTAA
- a CDS encoding GntR family transcriptional regulator → MANQLNLSIDRSSPVPLYHQVVQGIEAAIHSGLLPPGSRLDNEIDLAAQLNLSRPTMRKAMDDLVRSGLLVRKRGVGTQVVSSQVRRPLELSSLYDDLSNNGSKPTTEVLSFSHLEANEATLKALQLPAGAKVYHFTRLRKVGGKPLALMENWVRDDITSLDEAMLGASGLYGILRDAGVNFRLATQRIGAMIANDYQAPLLDTTPGSALVTMERTAVDDTGRMVETGHHVYRADSYSFEMTLVQR, encoded by the coding sequence GTGGCGAATCAACTCAACCTCAGCATCGACCGCTCGTCGCCCGTGCCGCTCTACCACCAGGTAGTGCAGGGCATCGAAGCCGCCATTCACTCCGGCCTGCTGCCACCGGGCAGCCGGCTGGACAATGAGATCGACCTTGCCGCCCAGCTTAATCTGTCCCGCCCGACAATGCGGAAGGCCATGGATGACCTGGTCCGCTCCGGCCTCCTCGTCCGTAAACGGGGGGTCGGCACGCAGGTGGTGTCCAGCCAGGTCCGACGTCCGCTTGAGCTCTCCAGCCTCTACGATGACCTCAGTAACAACGGCAGCAAACCCACCACCGAGGTGCTGAGTTTCTCCCACCTTGAAGCCAACGAAGCGACCCTCAAGGCCCTCCAGCTGCCCGCGGGCGCCAAGGTTTACCATTTCACGAGGCTGCGCAAGGTCGGCGGTAAGCCGCTCGCACTGATGGAGAACTGGGTCCGCGACGACATCACCTCCCTCGACGAGGCCATGCTGGGCGCCAGCGGACTCTACGGGATCCTGCGCGACGCCGGGGTGAACTTTCGCCTGGCCACCCAGCGGATCGGCGCGATGATCGCCAACGACTATCAGGCCCCGCTGCTGGACACCACACCTGGCTCAGCCCTGGTGACCATGGAGCGCACAGCCGTGGACGACACAGGACGCATGGTGGAAACCGGCCACCACGTCTACCGCGCCGATTCCTACAGCTTTGAAATGACTCTCGTTCAGCGCTGA
- the iolB gene encoding 5-deoxy-glucuronate isomerase — protein MTNWVYPLGSAADGHWDISLGTSDSAVEVAGWAHTGLKVATLDAGAVVELPAAAEERIVIPLSGSFSAGVDGYDYQLAGRASVFSGPSDVLYTGTDTAVSIGSTNGGRVAIATAPTGTSYPARLVTAAEIPVELRGAGNCSRQVHNFGTPAALETDRFIVCEVITPAGNWSSYPPHKHDEEKDGETSLEEIYYFETRVAPGAPERGAADAIGYQRVYASDERPIDVAAEVRTGDVVLVPYGWHGPAMAAPGYDLYYLNVMAGPGPVRDWLISDDPHHGWIRQTWEGQDVDPRLPFTAES, from the coding sequence ATGACTAACTGGGTCTATCCGCTGGGTTCCGCCGCCGACGGCCACTGGGACATTTCGCTGGGCACGTCCGATTCCGCCGTTGAGGTCGCGGGCTGGGCGCACACCGGGCTGAAGGTGGCGACACTGGATGCCGGCGCCGTCGTCGAACTGCCGGCCGCCGCCGAAGAGCGGATCGTGATCCCGCTCAGCGGGTCCTTCTCCGCCGGCGTTGACGGCTACGACTACCAGCTGGCCGGCCGCGCGAGTGTCTTCAGCGGTCCCAGCGACGTCCTGTACACCGGCACGGACACGGCAGTGAGCATTGGATCGACCAACGGCGGCAGGGTGGCCATCGCTACGGCCCCGACCGGGACCTCCTACCCGGCCCGGCTGGTCACCGCCGCGGAGATCCCGGTGGAGTTGCGCGGCGCCGGCAACTGCTCACGGCAGGTGCACAACTTCGGCACCCCGGCCGCTCTGGAAACGGACCGGTTTATCGTCTGTGAAGTCATCACGCCCGCCGGCAACTGGTCCTCCTACCCGCCGCACAAGCACGACGAGGAAAAAGACGGCGAGACCAGCCTCGAGGAGATTTACTACTTCGAAACCCGGGTTGCGCCGGGCGCTCCGGAGCGGGGTGCCGCCGATGCCATCGGCTACCAGCGCGTGTATGCCTCGGACGAGCGGCCCATCGATGTTGCCGCCGAGGTACGCACCGGCGACGTGGTGCTGGTGCCCTACGGCTGGCACGGGCCCGCGATGGCCGCTCCCGGCTACGACCTGTACTACCTGAACGTGATGGCAGGCCCAGGTCCGGTCCGCGACTGGCTCATCAGCGACGACCCGCATCACGGCTGGATCCGCCAGACCTGGGAGGGCCAGGACGTGGATCCGCGCCTGCCGTTCACAGCGGAGTCCTAG
- a CDS encoding MFS transporter — protein MPLGLLALALGGFGIGLAEFVIMGLLPEVAADYQVMMIGRIIAALAHGAFFGIGAVVAASLVAPDKKAGAIAIMFTGLTAANVLGVPLGTLLGQAAGWRATFVAITVIGVLALAGILALVPKAAVGADSGKAVPTSLRGELRAFRSGQVWLSILITILGYGGVFGAFTYIAYTLTEVSGFAASAVPWLLVLFGGGLFLGNTLGGRAADKNVDRTLVTVLAVLVAVLVVFALTAGNQPMTIASIVLLGGVGFATVPGMQMRVMKYATGAPTLASGANIGAFNVGNALGSWLGGVTIMAGLGYTSPVWAAAAITILGLGVAVFAAHQAKRNDGGAAGGGNAGSRQDLELQPV, from the coding sequence ATGCCACTTGGCCTTCTTGCCCTCGCCCTCGGCGGGTTCGGGATCGGACTCGCCGAATTCGTCATCATGGGCCTGCTGCCCGAGGTGGCGGCCGACTATCAGGTGATGATGATCGGCCGCATCATCGCAGCCCTGGCGCACGGCGCTTTCTTCGGTATCGGCGCCGTGGTCGCGGCCAGCCTGGTGGCGCCCGACAAAAAAGCCGGCGCCATTGCCATTATGTTCACCGGCCTGACCGCGGCGAATGTCCTGGGTGTTCCGCTGGGCACGCTCTTGGGACAGGCCGCGGGGTGGCGCGCCACCTTCGTCGCCATCACGGTCATTGGCGTCCTAGCGCTGGCCGGCATCCTGGCCCTGGTACCCAAGGCCGCAGTCGGGGCGGACTCCGGAAAAGCCGTCCCGACGAGCCTGCGCGGCGAGCTCCGGGCCTTCCGCTCCGGCCAGGTCTGGCTCTCGATCCTCATCACCATCCTCGGCTACGGCGGAGTCTTCGGCGCCTTCACCTACATCGCCTACACGCTGACGGAGGTTTCGGGCTTCGCCGCGTCCGCCGTGCCGTGGCTGCTGGTTCTCTTCGGCGGGGGCTTGTTTCTGGGCAATACCCTTGGCGGCCGGGCCGCGGACAAGAACGTGGACCGCACACTTGTGACGGTGCTGGCCGTCCTGGTGGCCGTGCTTGTTGTCTTCGCGCTGACCGCCGGCAACCAGCCGATGACGATCGCTTCCATTGTGCTGCTGGGCGGCGTCGGCTTTGCGACCGTCCCGGGAATGCAGATGCGCGTGATGAAGTACGCCACCGGCGCGCCCACGCTGGCCTCCGGCGCCAACATCGGCGCCTTCAATGTGGGCAACGCGCTGGGCTCGTGGCTCGGCGGGGTGACCATTATGGCCGGACTCGGTTACACCTCCCCGGTCTGGGCCGCGGCAGCCATCACCATACTCGGCCTGGGGGTTGCGGTGTTTGCCGCCCATCAAGCGAAAAGGAACGACGGCGGTGCTGCCGGCGGCGGGAACGCTGGCAGTCGGCAGGACCTCGAGCTGCAGCCCGTCTGA
- a CDS encoding MarR family winged helix-turn-helix transcriptional regulator → MGIKDDAVEVRAQGWRTLAALHGLIETELERSLQAKAKLSVVEFTVLDALSRQDGWHMRMQQLARASALSASATTRLVNRLEDRGLLTRILCAEDRRGIYTELTPSGIALLERTRPVHDATLEQALAEAQQVPELAPLVDALPRLHTVS, encoded by the coding sequence ATGGGCATCAAAGACGACGCCGTCGAGGTCCGGGCACAGGGCTGGCGGACACTGGCCGCCCTGCACGGGCTGATCGAGACGGAGCTGGAACGCTCCCTGCAGGCCAAGGCCAAGCTGTCCGTCGTCGAATTCACGGTGCTGGATGCGTTGAGCCGCCAGGACGGCTGGCACATGCGTATGCAGCAGCTGGCACGGGCCTCCGCCCTGAGCGCGAGCGCGACCACGCGCCTGGTCAACCGGCTCGAGGACCGCGGCCTGCTGACCCGAATTCTGTGTGCGGAGGACCGCCGCGGCATTTACACCGAGCTCACACCGAGCGGGATTGCGCTGCTGGAGCGGACCCGGCCCGTTCACGACGCCACGCTGGAGCAGGCACTCGCCGAGGCGCAGCAGGTTCCGGAACTGGCACCGCTCGTGGACGCCCTCCCCCGGCTCCACACCGTCTCCTGA
- a CDS encoding Gfo/Idh/MocA family protein: MTDILRVAVIGAGRMGVDHIQRIHARIQGAEVAAVVDVDLARAQAAIEGIPGAVALADAEEALNNGDVNAVLIATPGFLHEEILLKALAKDFPILCEKPLTPDAASAWKIVEAEKELGHQRIQVGFMRRFDAEYAALGAMIRSNELGELLMLHHQHRNPTTPPGFTNEMLINDSVVHEFDAVRFFTGEEITSVQVRLGKATRNAPAGQHDPQHVLIETESGVLADVEIYVNARFGYEVATQASFEDGIVNIGADHGPYTRANGRWGGTVTPGFEERFAAAYDVEIQAWVNAAFRNGIGGPSAWDGYATAACCEAGVEAQKNGQKVPVKLNPKPAIYN; the protein is encoded by the coding sequence ATGACTGATATTCTTCGTGTCGCCGTGATCGGTGCGGGCCGTATGGGTGTGGACCACATCCAGCGGATCCACGCCCGGATACAGGGGGCAGAGGTTGCCGCCGTTGTCGACGTTGACCTCGCCCGCGCCCAGGCCGCCATCGAGGGGATCCCGGGCGCCGTAGCCCTGGCCGACGCCGAGGAGGCGCTGAATAACGGGGACGTGAACGCGGTCCTGATCGCGACCCCGGGGTTCCTGCACGAGGAGATCCTGCTCAAGGCCCTCGCCAAAGACTTCCCGATCCTGTGCGAGAAGCCGTTGACTCCGGATGCAGCGTCGGCCTGGAAAATCGTGGAGGCCGAGAAAGAGCTGGGGCACCAGCGAATCCAGGTCGGGTTTATGCGCCGGTTCGACGCCGAATACGCCGCCCTGGGGGCGATGATCCGCTCCAACGAACTCGGGGAACTGTTGATGCTCCACCACCAGCACCGGAACCCGACCACCCCGCCGGGGTTCACCAACGAGATGCTGATCAACGATTCGGTGGTGCACGAGTTCGACGCGGTCCGGTTCTTCACCGGGGAGGAAATCACCTCCGTCCAGGTCCGGCTCGGTAAGGCCACGCGGAATGCCCCGGCCGGCCAGCACGACCCCCAGCATGTCCTGATCGAGACCGAGTCCGGGGTCCTGGCCGACGTGGAGATCTACGTCAACGCCAGGTTCGGCTACGAGGTCGCCACCCAGGCCTCCTTCGAGGACGGGATCGTGAACATCGGCGCGGACCACGGGCCCTACACGCGGGCCAACGGCCGCTGGGGCGGGACCGTCACCCCCGGGTTCGAGGAACGCTTCGCCGCCGCGTACGACGTCGAAATCCAGGCCTGGGTCAACGCTGCGTTCCGGAACGGGATCGGCGGCCCGAGCGCCTGGGACGGCTACGCGACCGCCGCGTGCTGCGAGGCCGGCGTCGAAGCGCAGAAAAACGGCCAGAAAGTCCCCGTGAAACTCAATCCCAAACCTGCCATCTACAACTAA
- a CDS encoding CoA-acylating methylmalonate-semialdehyde dehydrogenase: MSTTTTRTTIKHFINGAETVGEGDRTQPVYNPATGAISAELRLANRADLDATVAAARAAADSWGDFSLAKRTNVLFKFRELVAAHVDDLAELITAEHGKVLSDAKGEIGRGLEVIEFACGIPQLLKGDYSDQVSTGIDVFSFREPLGVVAGITPFNFPVMVPLWMAPMAIAAGNAFILKPSERDPSPSMLLAKLWKQAGLPDGVFQVLHGDKETVEGLLTHPDVDGISFVGSTPIAKYVHETATAHGKRVQALGGAKNHAIVMPDADLDNAADHLAAAAFGSAGERCMAISVAVAVGEAADLLVKKVEERALAIKVDNGTVAGAEMGPVITPASKERIVKIVTEAQSAGAAMVVDGRDLVVPGHEDGFWVGPTVIDHVKTEMTAYTEEIFGPVLVVVRVEDLDAGIALINANPYGNGTAIFTSSGANARKFQRSVTVGMIGINVPLPVPVAYHSFGGWKASLFGDKHIYGPEGVSFYTRGKVVTSRWPEPTHDSGASYNFPSS; the protein is encoded by the coding sequence ATGTCGACGACGACTACCCGCACCACCATCAAGCACTTCATCAACGGCGCCGAAACCGTTGGTGAAGGAGACCGTACGCAGCCCGTCTACAACCCGGCCACCGGTGCCATTTCCGCGGAACTGCGGCTGGCCAACCGGGCGGACCTGGACGCCACCGTGGCCGCCGCCCGCGCCGCCGCCGACTCCTGGGGCGACTTCTCCCTCGCCAAGCGCACCAACGTCCTGTTCAAGTTCCGCGAACTCGTCGCTGCCCACGTCGATGACCTCGCCGAACTGATCACCGCCGAGCACGGCAAGGTCCTTTCCGATGCCAAGGGCGAGATCGGCCGAGGCCTCGAGGTCATCGAATTCGCCTGCGGCATCCCGCAACTGCTCAAGGGTGACTACTCGGACCAGGTCTCCACCGGGATCGACGTCTTCTCCTTCCGCGAACCGCTTGGTGTGGTCGCCGGCATCACCCCGTTCAACTTCCCGGTGATGGTGCCGCTGTGGATGGCGCCGATGGCGATTGCCGCCGGCAACGCCTTTATCCTCAAGCCCTCCGAGCGTGACCCCTCGCCCTCGATGCTCCTGGCCAAGCTGTGGAAGCAGGCAGGCCTGCCCGACGGCGTGTTCCAGGTCCTGCACGGAGACAAGGAAACCGTTGAAGGACTCCTGACCCACCCGGACGTCGACGGCATCTCCTTCGTCGGCTCCACCCCGATCGCCAAGTACGTCCACGAAACGGCCACGGCGCACGGCAAGCGCGTCCAGGCCCTGGGCGGGGCGAAGAACCACGCCATCGTGATGCCCGACGCCGACCTGGACAACGCCGCTGACCACCTCGCCGCCGCCGCCTTCGGTTCCGCCGGCGAACGCTGCATGGCCATCTCCGTCGCCGTCGCCGTCGGTGAGGCCGCAGACCTGCTGGTCAAGAAGGTCGAAGAGCGGGCGCTGGCCATCAAGGTCGACAACGGCACTGTGGCAGGCGCCGAAATGGGCCCGGTCATCACCCCGGCATCCAAGGAGCGCATCGTGAAGATCGTTACCGAGGCACAATCCGCCGGCGCCGCCATGGTGGTCGACGGGCGCGATCTTGTTGTCCCCGGCCATGAGGACGGCTTCTGGGTCGGCCCCACCGTCATCGACCATGTCAAGACCGAAATGACCGCATACACCGAGGAGATCTTCGGCCCGGTCCTCGTAGTGGTCCGCGTGGAGGACCTCGACGCCGGTATCGCCCTGATCAACGCCAACCCCTATGGCAACGGCACCGCCATCTTCACCTCCTCCGGCGCTAACGCCCGCAAGTTCCAGCGCTCCGTCACGGTAGGCATGATCGGTATCAACGTCCCGCTCCCCGTCCCGGTGGCCTACCACTCCTTTGGCGGCTGGAAGGCTTCGCTCTTCGGCGACAAGCACATCTACGGTCCGGAAGGCGTGTCCTTCTACACCCGCGGCAAGGTTGTTACCTCACGGTGGCCGGAGCCGACCCACGATTCGGGCGCCTCCTACAACTTCCCCTCCAGCTAA